Proteins from one Arthrobacter sp. DNA4 genomic window:
- a CDS encoding WXG100 family type VII secretion target, with the protein MAPGLYGADIEQLRSLSKSMDRSGSRLMDTERQITSLVASIEWKGNDGGRFRREWSDTWRPMMRQTSQSLLDASKTLLTQADEQEQASTGRAGPSGGPVGPSTPGVPGTAAPGPLDAVLGVAASPGWWGANTAVTTAGLYTDDLMATMAKGGLLTKLTDWPWLTAQYAQVRGIGYVRGTQVLNGTSMLGRLSGGLGIVTGGVQLLQGMETRNTGMAVDGGISAVLAAGSFFQGRPFFAVAGIAWGGLGLLASNLGYGSASEMVADAATKTVDAVADGAKKTVDAVADGAKKVWGWLT; encoded by the coding sequence ATGGCCCCTGGCCTCTACGGCGCTGACATTGAGCAGTTGCGTTCCCTGTCCAAATCCATGGACCGTTCCGGGTCCCGCCTGATGGATACGGAACGCCAGATCACCAGCCTGGTAGCAAGCATCGAGTGGAAGGGCAACGACGGCGGGCGCTTCCGGCGCGAGTGGAGTGACACCTGGCGCCCCATGATGAGGCAGACGTCCCAGTCTCTGCTGGACGCTTCGAAGACGCTCCTCACGCAGGCTGACGAGCAGGAACAGGCCAGCACCGGCCGGGCCGGACCATCTGGGGGTCCCGTGGGCCCCTCAACCCCCGGGGTGCCGGGCACCGCGGCGCCCGGGCCGTTGGACGCCGTGCTCGGCGTTGCCGCAAGTCCCGGGTGGTGGGGAGCCAACACTGCGGTGACCACGGCTGGGCTTTATACGGACGATCTTATGGCCACCATGGCCAAGGGCGGCCTTCTCACAAAACTGACCGACTGGCCTTGGCTCACCGCGCAGTACGCCCAGGTTCGGGGCATTGGATACGTCCGCGGAACACAAGTCCTCAACGGCACGTCCATGCTCGGACGCCTGTCGGGCGGGCTGGGGATTGTCACGGGTGGGGTCCAACTGCTGCAGGGTATGGAGACCCGCAATACCGGCATGGCGGTCGACGGCGGCATCTCCGCCGTCCTTGCCGCCGGAAGCTTTTTCCAGGGGCGGCCGTTCTTCGCCGTGGCCGGCATCGCCTGGGGCGGCCTGGGCCTGCTCGCCTCGAACCTCGGTTACGGCTCGGCCTCCGAAATGGTGGCAGATGCGGCCACAAAGACCGTTGATGCGGTGGCCGACGGCGCCAAAAAGACCGTCGATGCCGTTGCAGACGGAGCTAAGAAGGTGTGGGGCTGGCTCACCTGA